In Methanosarcina barkeri MS, a single window of DNA contains:
- a CDS encoding CPBP family intramembrane glutamic endopeptidase, whose protein sequence is MVAFESPNVETPEGIKTNMSENLKEKTPVIENKWVYLAIPIVAIALAELMIYSGRRLQGMEIHALVLLGLSFSIIYIKNKDIQKTYQSFLLLPILRLVDFSMPLFYEEKLYNLIFIYCLLAIPVSIAAISQEFTPAQLGITSKKIGIYIPLSIFMGFLLGVGEYIIVGKNPLIQDLSILNLINLTIIMVFLVSPIEEMIFRSILQTRLEIVLGGREALIITSILFGLMHSGYGSIYEIFYITLVGAVIGYLFYGTRSLPLVALIHGFMNVFFFGILPLLL, encoded by the coding sequence ATGGTAGCATTTGAGAGTCCTAATGTGGAGACTCCGGAAGGCATAAAAACGAATATGTCTGAGAATCTGAAGGAAAAAACACCTGTGATCGAAAATAAATGGGTTTATCTAGCAATTCCGATTGTAGCTATTGCCCTTGCGGAACTGATGATATATTCGGGGAGGAGACTCCAGGGCATGGAAATACATGCATTAGTTCTGCTTGGGCTTTCCTTTTCCATAATATATATAAAAAACAAGGACATTCAGAAAACCTATCAGAGTTTTCTCCTTCTGCCGATCCTGCGTCTGGTAGATTTTTCAATGCCTCTTTTCTATGAAGAAAAACTTTACAACCTTATTTTCATATACTGTCTTCTGGCAATTCCTGTAAGCATTGCGGCCATTAGTCAGGAGTTTACTCCCGCGCAGCTTGGGATAACTTCCAAAAAAATAGGAATATATATTCCATTATCAATATTCATGGGCTTTTTATTAGGAGTAGGAGAATATATCATAGTCGGAAAAAATCCTCTTATTCAGGATCTTTCAATCCTTAACCTCATAAATCTCACCATAATTATGGTCTTTCTTGTGAGCCCTATAGAGGAGATGATTTTCCGTTCTATCCTGCAGACCCGGTTAGAAATAGTATTAGGCGGCAGGGAAGCGCTGATAATTACAAGTATTTTATTCGGGTTAATGCATTCAGGATATGGAAGCATTTACGAAATATTTTACATAACCTTAGTAGGTGCTGTTATAGGCTACTTATTTTATGGAACCCGAAGTCTGCCGTTGGTTGCATTAATTCATGGATTTATGAATGTATTCTTTTTCGGGATTCTTCCTCTTCTCCTTTAA
- a CDS encoding DUF1616 domain-containing protein, with amino-acid sequence MAGNQKFPSDLLLVAGLVILMDIFVLIPVLSGSLIRTAIGLPLILFLPGYALIAMLFPEKNGLEGMERIALSVAMSVSVVSLIGFALSYTSWGIKEMPLITSVSIFTLIMLATAYVRRNYLPADRKFEVPFRALAHTLLSGIMGEPESKTEKNLRMILALSFLILMVTGVYVILVPQDKEPYTEFYILGPNGTANNYKTDYIQGESGTYFIGITNNEHRTMDYTMEVRLKNQSLPLPENLQHIKIANNKTLVEPLEVTPSVEGKNMKLEFLLFNETEKNIPYKDLRLWINVGEEV; translated from the coding sequence ATGGCCGGAAACCAGAAGTTCCCATCTGACCTGTTGTTAGTAGCAGGCCTTGTAATTCTTATGGATATTTTTGTACTAATTCCTGTACTTAGCGGAAGTCTTATTCGCACAGCTATTGGTCTACCCCTGATACTTTTCCTTCCAGGGTACGCTCTCATAGCCATGCTTTTTCCGGAAAAAAACGGACTTGAAGGGATGGAAAGGATAGCTCTTTCTGTTGCAATGAGCGTCTCAGTTGTGTCTTTGATAGGGTTTGCACTCAGTTATACCTCCTGGGGAATCAAGGAGATGCCTCTCATTACGAGTGTCTCCATATTTACCCTGATCATGCTGGCAACAGCATACGTTAGAAGAAACTATTTACCTGCAGACAGGAAATTTGAGGTACCTTTCCGAGCTCTTGCCCATACTCTGCTATCAGGAATAATGGGAGAGCCGGAATCTAAAACAGAGAAAAACCTCCGGATGATTCTAGCTCTTTCTTTCCTTATTTTGATGGTAACCGGAGTTTATGTCATTCTTGTGCCTCAGGACAAAGAGCCATATACGGAGTTCTATATTCTTGGTCCCAATGGGACGGCTAACAACTATAAAACAGATTACATACAGGGAGAAAGTGGGACCTACTTTATAGGAATTACAAATAATGAGCACCGAACAATGGACTATACAATGGAAGTAAGGCTTAAAAATCAATCGCTGCCTCTTCCGGAAAATCTGCAGCATATTAAAATTGCCAATAATAAGACCCTGGTAGAGCCTCTTGAGGTTACACCTTCAGTTGAAGGCAAGAATATGAAGCTTGAGTTCCTGCTTTTCAATGAAACTGAAAAGAATATACCCTACAAAGATCTGCGCCTCTGGATAAATGTTGGAGAGGAGGTGTGA
- a CDS encoding UDP-N-acetylglucosamine 3-dehydrogenase — MIKVGVIGTGAMGQNHVRIYSEMNDVELAGISDVDQKRVEAMATQFKTKAFTDYKKMLAEGLDAVSVVVPTKLHKQVVLDALEAGVHVLVEKPIADTTENADLMIAAANKAGKILMVGHIERFNPAVIKLKEIIDSGILGKIVSISTKRVGPYNPRIRDVGVILDIGVHDIDVISYLYGKKINSVYAIAGADIHSFEDHASIILRMDHNFAGVVETNWLTPHKIRQLTAIGVKGVAYLDYINQTVQLHDNEWIRKAKVEHSEPLKNELTYFIECAKKGTKPSPCGEDGKHALEVAMAAIKSYQEERLIEVGQ; from the coding sequence TTGATTAAAGTAGGAGTAATAGGTACAGGTGCTATGGGGCAGAACCACGTAAGGATTTACAGTGAAATGAATGACGTGGAGCTTGCCGGAATCTCGGATGTAGACCAGAAGCGTGTTGAAGCAATGGCTACGCAATTCAAGACAAAAGCCTTTACAGATTATAAGAAAATGTTAGCCGAAGGGCTTGATGCAGTAAGTGTGGTTGTGCCCACCAAATTGCATAAGCAGGTAGTACTTGATGCTCTTGAGGCAGGCGTACATGTCCTTGTAGAAAAGCCGATTGCAGATACGACTGAAAACGCGGACCTGATGATAGCAGCTGCAAATAAAGCGGGAAAAATCCTTATGGTTGGGCACATTGAGCGCTTTAATCCAGCAGTTATAAAACTCAAAGAGATTATAGATTCAGGCATTTTGGGAAAGATAGTCTCAATTTCAACCAAACGAGTGGGGCCCTATAACCCAAGAATAAGAGATGTGGGAGTAATCCTGGATATTGGCGTCCATGATATAGATGTGATCTCATATCTTTACGGCAAGAAAATAAATAGTGTTTATGCAATTGCAGGTGCCGATATTCACTCATTTGAAGATCACGCCTCAATTATCCTGCGTATGGACCATAATTTTGCAGGAGTTGTGGAAACAAACTGGCTGACTCCGCACAAGATAAGGCAGTTAACAGCGATAGGAGTTAAGGGAGTTGCTTATTTGGACTATATTAATCAGACAGTACAGCTCCATGATAACGAATGGATAAGAAAAGCCAAAGTAGAACATAGCGAACCCCTGAAAAATGAACTCACCTATTTTATAGAGTGTGCTAAAAAGGGTACAAAACCTAGTCCCTGCGGAGAAGACGGAAAACACGCCCTTGAAGTAGCAATGGCAGCTATAAAATCCTATCAGGAAGAAAGATTAATTGAAGTAGGACAATAA
- a CDS encoding DegT/DnrJ/EryC1/StrS family aminotransferase, producing MIPIAKPLMGKEEIDAVTEVLRSGMIAQGPKVEEFEFAFSEYTGCEYGVAVSSGTAALHVSLLAHGIGKGDEVITSPFSFIATANSVLYTGAKPVFADIESDTYNIDPEKVQEKITPKTRAILPVHLYGHPADMKAIMEIAEDNKLIVIEDACQSHGAECLGKKVGSFGTGAFSFYPTKNMTTSEGGMLTTNDKEIAEKAKMIRAHGSKVRYLHEMLGFNLRMTDIAAAIGLVQLGKLDGFTATRQKNAEILSAGLKSISEIAPPVIRADDTHVFHQYTVRAQKRDQLAAFLKEKEIGTGIYYPITIHKQPVYRELGYKDSLPVSEKAAEEVISFPVHPALSRTDLQEIIEATKEFYAKD from the coding sequence ATGATTCCAATTGCCAAGCCCCTGATGGGTAAGGAAGAGATTGATGCAGTAACAGAGGTCCTTAGGTCAGGAATGATTGCACAGGGCCCGAAAGTCGAAGAATTTGAATTTGCTTTTTCTGAATACACTGGTTGTGAGTATGGAGTTGCTGTGAGCTCTGGCACTGCGGCTTTGCACGTTTCGCTTCTTGCCCATGGCATAGGAAAAGGAGATGAAGTGATTACAAGTCCCTTCAGTTTTATTGCAACGGCAAACAGCGTCCTTTATACCGGGGCAAAACCTGTTTTTGCAGATATCGAATCAGATACATATAATATAGATCCTGAAAAAGTTCAGGAGAAAATCACTCCAAAAACCAGAGCTATTTTGCCTGTCCACCTATATGGGCACCCTGCAGACATGAAAGCCATAATGGAAATTGCAGAAGATAATAAGCTTATTGTAATTGAGGATGCCTGCCAGTCTCATGGCGCAGAATGCCTTGGAAAAAAGGTAGGCAGCTTCGGAACAGGAGCATTCAGCTTTTACCCTACTAAAAATATGACAACAAGCGAAGGTGGAATGCTCACTACAAACGATAAGGAAATTGCAGAGAAAGCAAAAATGATTCGGGCTCATGGCTCAAAAGTCCGATATCTGCATGAAATGCTGGGTTTCAACCTGCGCATGACTGATATTGCAGCTGCAATCGGACTTGTACAGCTTGGAAAGCTGGATGGATTTACTGCAACCAGGCAAAAAAATGCAGAGATTCTCTCAGCAGGGTTAAAAAGCATATCAGAAATTGCACCTCCAGTGATAAGAGCCGACGACACCCATGTGTTCCACCAGTATACAGTTAGAGCACAAAAGAGAGATCAACTGGCAGCTTTCCTGAAAGAGAAGGAAATCGGAACGGGAATCTATTATCCGATAACTATTCACAAGCAACCTGTCTATAGAGAACTTGGATACAAAGATTCCCTGCCTGTCTCGGAAAAGGCAGCAGAAGAAGTTATTTCTTTCCCTGTACATCCTGCATTATCCAGAACCGATTTGCAGGAAATAATTGAAGCGACCAAAGAATTTTATGCAAAGGATTGA
- a CDS encoding acyltransferase, which produces MNSTEFKIHNSSKIYGTSVIGKDTVIMENVILGYPEHRILMEILKQNIEIENFDFPGCTIGSDSIIRAGSTIFSNVKTGKNFKTGHNVMIRENTEIGNNVLIGTNVIIDGHVRIGNNVSIQGNVYIPTNVIIEDNVFIGPCAVLANDKYPIRKKYELKGPFLRKGASIGANATLLPDVEIGEGAMVAGGALVTKNVPAWKLAIGVPARIQELPQDLMKLNRI; this is translated from the coding sequence ATGAACTCGACTGAATTTAAAATTCACAATTCTTCTAAGATATACGGAACTTCTGTAATTGGGAAAGACACAGTAATAATGGAAAATGTGATTTTAGGATACCCTGAACACAGGATCCTTATGGAAATCCTGAAGCAGAACATCGAAATTGAAAACTTTGATTTTCCAGGGTGTACCATAGGTTCGGATTCAATAATACGGGCTGGATCAACGATATTTTCCAACGTAAAAACCGGAAAAAACTTCAAAACCGGGCATAACGTAATGATTAGAGAAAATACGGAAATTGGAAATAATGTTCTCATTGGAACCAATGTCATTATAGATGGGCATGTGAGAATAGGAAATAATGTAAGCATCCAGGGAAATGTCTACATTCCAACCAATGTTATTATCGAGGATAATGTATTTATTGGGCCTTGTGCTGTTCTGGCCAACGATAAATATCCTATTCGAAAGAAATACGAATTGAAGGGTCCTTTCTTGAGAAAAGGTGCGTCTATAGGTGCAAATGCCACCCTACTTCCCGATGTTGAAATTGGGGAAGGAGCAATGGTTGCAGGGGGAGCACTTGTGACAAAAAATGTGCCTGCTTGGAAACTTGCAATTGGAGTGCCTGCCAGAATACAAGAACTCCCACAAGATTTAATGAAATTAAATAGGATATAA
- a CDS encoding nucleotide sugar dehydrogenase, producing the protein MSKLEKLFKERGPIKKIGVIGMGYVGIPSAVLFADAPCFNKVLGFQRNSKSSSYKIGMLNRGESPLKGEEPGLEDLINKVVKAGKFECTPEFSRISELDAVTLAIQTPFANPKDLEPDFSALIEGIRNVGKYLKPGMLVVLESTITPGTTEGMAKQILEEESGLKAGEDFALAHAPERVMVGRLLKNIREHDRIVGGINEASTRRAIELYSPVLTVGKVIPMSATAAEVTKTAENTFRDLQIAAINQLALYCEAMGINVYDVRTGVDSLKGEGITRAILWPGAGVGGHCLTKDTYHLERGVKIGSGQLDYPEGADSIYVLARKVNDFMPVHMYNLTVVALKRIGKEMKGSKIAMLGWAFIRDSDDARNTPSEPYRDLCLKAGATVTVHDPYVVNYPGIEISDNLENVIKDADAVVIFAGHSAYSDIKADWVKKITGKEKPVIVDGRNVIEPDEFIGKGFVYKGIGRGDKNEHLLM; encoded by the coding sequence ATGAGTAAATTAGAAAAACTTTTCAAGGAAAGAGGTCCGATCAAAAAAATTGGAGTAATTGGAATGGGCTATGTAGGTATTCCTTCAGCGGTTCTTTTCGCAGATGCTCCATGTTTCAATAAAGTCCTTGGCTTCCAGCGCAATTCAAAAAGTTCAAGTTACAAGATTGGTATGCTCAACCGTGGAGAAAGCCCTCTTAAAGGAGAAGAGCCCGGTCTAGAAGACCTTATTAATAAAGTTGTAAAAGCTGGCAAGTTTGAGTGTACTCCCGAGTTCTCAAGGATATCAGAACTTGATGCTGTCACGCTTGCAATCCAAACTCCTTTTGCAAATCCTAAAGATTTGGAACCTGACTTTTCCGCACTCATTGAAGGTATAAGAAATGTAGGAAAATACCTGAAACCAGGAATGCTCGTAGTTCTTGAGTCCACAATTACTCCTGGCACAACCGAAGGTATGGCAAAACAGATTCTTGAGGAAGAATCAGGCCTGAAAGCCGGAGAAGACTTTGCCCTTGCCCATGCTCCTGAAAGAGTAATGGTAGGCAGACTTTTAAAGAATATTAGAGAACATGATAGAATCGTGGGCGGCATAAATGAAGCAAGTACCAGGCGGGCTATCGAGCTCTATTCTCCTGTATTGACTGTGGGGAAAGTAATTCCTATGAGTGCAACTGCAGCTGAGGTAACGAAAACTGCAGAAAATACTTTCCGCGACCTACAGATTGCAGCAATTAACCAGCTTGCCCTTTACTGTGAAGCCATGGGCATAAACGTGTACGATGTAAGGACTGGAGTAGACAGTCTAAAAGGAGAAGGTATTACAAGAGCTATACTCTGGCCAGGAGCAGGCGTTGGAGGTCACTGCCTTACCAAAGATACATACCACTTGGAAAGAGGAGTTAAGATAGGTAGTGGGCAGCTTGACTATCCGGAAGGCGCAGACTCAATCTATGTGCTGGCAAGAAAAGTCAACGATTTCATGCCTGTTCATATGTACAACTTGACTGTTGTAGCCCTTAAAAGGATTGGAAAGGAGATGAAAGGCTCAAAGATTGCAATGCTCGGCTGGGCTTTTATCCGGGACTCGGATGATGCGAGGAACACACCTTCAGAACCTTACAGGGATCTCTGCCTGAAAGCAGGTGCGACAGTTACTGTGCATGACCCTTATGTTGTGAACTATCCAGGAATTGAGATTTCAGATAATCTTGAAAATGTTATCAAAGACGCGGATGCTGTAGTTATTTTTGCAGGGCATAGTGCATACTCTGATATAAAGGCTGATTGGGTAAAGAAAATTACAGGCAAAGAAAAACCAGTTATTGTAGATGGAAGAAATGTAATTGAACCGGATGAATTTATTGGTAAGGGATTTGTCTATAAGGGAATAGGAAGAGGCGATAAAAACGAACATTTATTAATGTAA